From Actinoplanes oblitus, a single genomic window includes:
- a CDS encoding SCP2 sterol-binding domain-containing protein has translation MATVDECRTALHDLAAKLAANAEARGKLDLDRTLACRITDLETAFHGRITGGLLTDIADGDDPKAKIALITTSDNLIALINGRLDITRAMASRQIAIKANPFDLLKLRKLL, from the coding sequence ATGGCCACCGTGGACGAGTGCCGCACAGCCTTGCACGACCTGGCCGCGAAGCTCGCGGCGAACGCGGAGGCGCGCGGCAAGCTCGACCTCGATCGGACGCTCGCCTGCCGGATCACCGACCTGGAGACCGCCTTCCACGGGCGGATCACCGGCGGCCTGCTGACCGACATCGCGGACGGCGACGACCCGAAGGCGAAAATCGCCCTGATCACCACCAGCGACAACCTGATCGCGCTGATCAACGGCCGGCTGGACATCACCCGCGCGATGGCGTCCCGCCAGATCGCCATCAAGGCGAACCCGTTCGACCTGCTCAAGCTCCGCAAACTCCTCTGA